The following coding sequences lie in one Sorghum bicolor cultivar BTx623 chromosome 6, Sorghum_bicolor_NCBIv3, whole genome shotgun sequence genomic window:
- the LOC8070944 gene encoding uncharacterized protein LOC8070944: MAEAQALVPVQGPDEAPLDASAIRSRLEQLRRHLGGGEEEEQAEVALGLDAPCKVPQKTMDEWDSTTAAASIDDLDAYLEMLRKDVAMAEDANKKVSSEISVAAETTFNDMIQVDVGIEMLESLLSNLGPKQKTGEGDQQIILQTNSCRNQSIGDKDYICELEDLQIEKSKMELEVLQHLNRDGEMFQLESLLLPFGAKVLDFKDNYLRMFMKAPDCEIYGQKFNCPIDSFISDHELLIEIDKRNMEPKKVQIIPDDMSVDILVERMESSREAISCGTLQWLIQQCQHQAIINALRRSLLNDANSSRHSFEYFNKEEMIVAHLDRGIDVSIKISSDWPLCSYGLKVISIHNSGDRPTNIASTLLSKTKELANELELQVREHLVKFVDAVEEILIRELQSC, encoded by the exons ATGGCGGAGGCGCAAGCCCTAGTGCCGGTGCAGGGTCCCGACGAGGCGCCCCTCGATGCGTCTGCCATCCGGAG CCGGCTGGAGCAGTTGCGGCGGCATCTGGggggaggggaggaggaggagcaggcggAGGTGGCACTGGGTTTGGACGCCCCGTGCAAG GTGCCTCAGAAAACCATGGATGAGTGGGACTCTACCACTGCCGCAGCTTCAATTGATGATCTCG ATGCATACCTGGAAATGTTGAGAAAGGATGTAGCCATGGCAGAGGACGCGAATAAGAAGGTATCTAGTGAGATTAGTGTCGCTGCAGAGACAACATTCAATG ACATGATTCAAGTGGATGTTGGTATTGAAATGCTGGAGTCTTTGTTGTCTAATCTTGGTCCAAAG CAAAAGACTGGCGAGGGGGATCAGCAGATTATCTTACAAACTAATTCATGCAGAAATCAAAGCATTGGTGACAAGGACTACATATGTGAG TTGGAAGATCTCCAAATAGAAAAAAGTAAGATGGAACTTGAAGTTTTACAACATCTAAACAG GGATGGTGAAATGTTTCAACTTGAATCTTTGTTATTGCCATTTGGAGCGAAGGTCTTAGACTTTAAAGACAACTATCTCAGGATGTTCATGAAGGCACCAGACTGTGAAATTTATGGACAGAAATTTAATTGTCCTATTGATTCGTTTATTTCAGACCATGAGCTACTGATAGAAATTGATAAAAGAAATATGGAACCAAAGAAAGTACAG ATCATTCCTGATGACATGTCTGTAGATATACTGGTTGAGAGGATGGAGTCCTCCAG AGAGGCCATTTCTTGTGGAACCTTACAATGGCTTATTCAGCAATGTCAACACCAGGCTATAATCAATGCTTTGAGACGATCATTGTTGAATGATGCTAATAGTTCGAG GcattcttttgagtactttaacaAAGAGGAGATGATTGTTGCTCACTTAGATCGTGGGATTGATGTATCCATCAAGATATCTTCAGATTGGCCTCTTTGTTCATACGGCCTGAAGGTAATTTCAATCCACAATTCGGGGGACCGTCCGACAAATATTGCTTCAACTCTGCTTTCCAAGACCAAG GAACTGGCCAATGAATTGGAGCTGCAGGTTCGCGAACATCTGGTAAAGTTTGTGGATGCTGTTGAAGAGATTCTCATTCGAGAGCTGCAGTCTTGTTAG
- the LOC8070802 gene encoding violaxanthin de-epoxidase, chloroplastic: MNVWDSSGQTRPIQLDPFALNGAPVWSARDKQDCRSSQAVPCWLLLRATPLRFIPIRLPLLYRRRPPSSGRGSVSTAAQCAEHRRFRDMMMSRQCTNRIFLSGGSSFLHGLKSRVSSSGSRGTVRLNWCCMRANLWRTKRPGFKATPSEMIAVLQASDIFSSIRKWSKLQLVAMTGVMACVVLVVPSADAIDALKTCTCLLKECRIELAKCIANPSCAANVACLNTCNNRPDETECQIKCGDLFENSVVDEFNECAVSRKKCVPRKSDVGEFPVPDPSALVKDFNMADFDGKWYISSGLNPTFDTFDCQLHEFHVQGDKLIANITWRIRTPDSGFFTRSTIQRFVQDPSQPGILYNHDNEFLHYQDDWYIISSKVENKDDDYIFVYYRGRNDAWDGYGGSVLYTRSKTVPETIIPELERAAKSIGRDFSTFIRTDNTCGPEPPLVERIEKTVEEGEKTIVREVKEIEEEVEELEKEEASLFQKLAEGLMEVKQDLMNFLQGLSKEEMELLDQLNMEATEVEKVFSRALPLRKLR, encoded by the exons ATGAACGTCTGGGATTCGTCCGGGCAAACCCGACCCATTCAGCTGGATCCGTTTGCGCTTAACGGGGCCCCGGTTTGGTCGGCCCGCGATAAGCAGGACTGCAGGAGCAGCCAGGCAGTgccctgctggctgctgctccGCGCCACACCTCTCCGCTTCATTCCTATCCGTCTCCCCCTGCTCtatcgtcgtcgtcctccttcATCGGGGCGGGGGAGCGTCTCCACGGCGGCGCAGTGTGCAGAGCACCGCAG ATTCAGAGACATGATGATGTCGCGACAGTGCACAAACCGCATCTTTCTAAGTGGAGGTTCCAGCTTCCTCCATGGCCTCAAATCTAGAGTTTCATCCAGTGGGAGTCGTGGCACCGTCAGACTTAACTGGTGCTGCATGAGAGCCAATCTCTGGAGGACCAAGCGCCCTGGTTTCAAGGCTACTCCGTCTGAG ATGATTGCAGTACTGCAAGCGTCAGATATTTTCAGTAGCATCAGGAAATGGAGCAAGTTGCAATTGGTTGCCATGACAGGGGTGATGGCATGTGTAGTTCTGGTAGTCCCTTCTGCTGATGCAATCGATGCTCTCAAGACATGCACTTGCCTACTAAAGGAATGCAG AATAGAGCTGGCCAAATGCATAGCGAACCCGTCCTGTGCAGCAAACGTAGCATGCTTGAACACATGCAATAATCGACCTGATGAAACTGAATGCCAG ATCAAATGTGGAGACCTGTTTGAGAACAGTGTAGTCGATGAATTCAATGAATGTGCTGTTTCACGCAAGAAATGTGTTCCAAGAAAATCCGATGTCGGAGAGTTCCCAGTCCCTGATCCATCTGCCCTGGTTAAGGACTTCAATATGGCAGATTTTGATGGCAAATGGTACATTTCAAGTGGCTTAAACCCGACATTTGACACATTTGATTGCCAGCTTCACGAGTTTCATGTCCAGGGAGACAAACTAATCGCAAACATAACATGGAGAATCCGCACCCCAGACTCTGGTTTCTTTACCAGGTCAACCATTCAACGTTTCGTGCAGGACCCCTCACAGCCTGGCATACTCTATAACCATGACAATGAGTTCCTGCACTATCAAGATGACTG GTACATTATCTCATCCAAGGTTGAGAACAAGGATGATGACTACATATTTGTATACTACCGTGGTCGAAATGACGCATGGGATGGTTATGGTGGTTCTGTTTTGTACACAAGAAGTAAAACTGTACCTGAAACAATAATACCTGAGCTAGAAAGAGCTGCAAAAAGCATAGGTCGGGACTTCTCGACGTTCATCAGGACTGATAACACCTGTGGTCCTGAGCCACCTCTTGTGGAGAGAATCGAGAAGACTGTGGAGGAAGGAGAGAAGACCATCGTCAGGGAGGTGAAGGAGATTGAGGAGGAGGTTGAGGAGCTGGAGAAGGAGGAGGCATCATTGTTTCAAAAGCTGGCAGAAGGTCTCATGGAGGTGAAACAGGATTTGATGAACTTCTTGCAGGGGCTGAGCAAGGAGGAGATGGAGCTGTTGGATCAGCTGAACATGGAAGCGACTGAAGTTGAGAAAGTCTTCAGCCGTGCACTGCCATTGAGGAAGCTAAGGTAG